The Miscanthus floridulus cultivar M001 chromosome 17, ASM1932011v1, whole genome shotgun sequence genome has a window encoding:
- the LOC136517048 gene encoding derlin-1.2, whose protein sequence is MSSPAEYYKSLPPISKAYGTLCFFTTVLVRLQILDDDFLILYYPRVFKKFEVWRLFTSFFFLGPFSINFGIRLLMIARYGVMLEKGAFDKRTADFLWTMIFGAISLLVVSVIPILNTYALGIPMVSMLVYVWSRENPNAQINIYGLVQLRAFYLPWVMLLLDTIFGSSLKPGLLGIMVGHLYYFFSVLHPLATGKNYLKTPKWVHKIVARFRIGMQANAPVRPPANGNAGTGAFRGRSYRLNQ, encoded by the exons GTACTACAAATCACTTCCACCTATAAGCAAGGCATATGGGACATTGTGTTTCTTTACCACCGTGCTAGTTCGGCTCCAGATCCTGGATGACGATTTTCTTATATTATATTACCCTCGGGTGTTCAAGAAGTTTGAG GTATGGAGGCTATTTACAAGTTTCTTCTTTCTGGGACCATTTTCCATAAACTTCGGTATTCGCCTTCTGATGAT AGCAAGGTATGGTGTCATGTTGGAAAAGGGAGCATTTGATAAACGGACAGCAGATTTCTTGTGGACGATGATATTTGGCGCCATCTCACTATtg GTGGTGTCTGTTATTCCCATATTGAATACTTATGCATTGGGAATACCTATGGTCAGCATGCTAGTTTATGTCTGGAGCCGAGAGAATCCGAATGCTCAGATAAATATATACGGCCTTGTCCAATTGAGG GCGTTTTATCTTCCATGGGTTATGCTCTTATTGGATACGATATTTGGGTCATCATTAAAGCCTGGCCTTCTGGGTATCATGGTTGGACATCTATACTACTTCTTTTCGGTGTTGCACCCTCTTGCCACCGGAAAGAACTACCTGAAGACCCCGAAATGGGT ACATAAGATTGTTGCTCGATTCAGAATAGGCATGCAAGCCAATGCTCCTGTCCGGCCACCAGCTAACGGCaatgccgggactggtgccttcAGAGGAAGAAGCTATAGACTCAATCAATAG